A region from the Flavobacteriales bacterium genome encodes:
- a CDS encoding tetratricopeptide repeat protein, producing MGKGRNKKSRFGIRRSSLESILQISKTLGPIISNGVEEMETQINNLGERNEKLNYMNQVNKNIANFNTQINNEEFTLESINSIIALIFCNYKEGTDEYLEYSIDTVKMFFNSIILTNKKYRQDDYRKANKFIELILPYSRFSNEYNKIQIDENWEIKKLEIKINKKTMENNTPSKIDDSILLSEIFENTKIDPIEIGEHLNKLPFANGKVEVIQIINDLYLTKKISIKLQEILKKVANVIFKNRVELETEIERLQKIGNLELSNVFEKIKIAVDNKNLDQLSDIYINHKEKGISILKESIRQTLPFLNHEKTKSFYDELIRIEPRPDNYYNYARYLFKFNFFNESITQYLKALELYNRLDQKHPGEYSLDIADTLSDLGILQNKKGNYTEAKISYQKALKLYHKLNEENSQEYSFNVAIVLINLGGLQSNEGDYKIAEESYKKALNLFISSTEKDSKTHHDQIANIHNNLGVLKRKMGDYISSGEAYQKALEIYDELAKKNPTKYDPFLANTLNNIGNLLSRNFGDHTSAKISYQKALEIYNDLAKNNPEAYEPKIADVLNNFGVLQNELGNYIDAEISYQRALNIFDKLSQENPDIYLHYLATALNNLGVTQANKEDYKNAEASLLRALEIRKKLTQENSKICTSNLNKTLANIETLQSKKNNSRE from the coding sequence ATGGGAAAAGGAAGAAATAAGAAATCAAGATTTGGAATAAGGCGATCTTCTCTGGAAAGTATATTACAAATCAGTAAGACGCTTGGACCTATTATATCTAATGGTGTAGAAGAAATGGAAACTCAAATTAATAATCTAGGAGAGCGAAATGAAAAATTAAATTATATGAACCAAGTTAATAAAAATATAGCCAATTTTAATACCCAAATAAATAATGAAGAATTCACCTTAGAAAGTATCAATTCAATAATAGCTCTAATATTTTGCAACTACAAAGAAGGAACTGACGAATATCTGGAGTACTCCATAGATACAGTAAAAATGTTTTTTAATTCCATTATTTTAACAAATAAGAAATACCGTCAGGATGATTACAGAAAAGCAAATAAATTTATCGAATTAATATTACCGTATTCAAGGTTTAGTAATGAATATAATAAAATTCAAATTGATGAAAATTGGGAAATAAAGAAGCTTGAAATAAAGATCAACAAAAAAACTATGGAGAATAACACCCCTAGTAAAATTGATGATTCTATTTTATTGTCTGAAATATTTGAAAATACAAAAATTGACCCTATTGAAATTGGAGAACATTTAAATAAACTACCCTTCGCTAATGGAAAAGTTGAAGTTATCCAAATTATTAATGATTTATATCTTACTAAGAAGATCTCTATAAAACTACAAGAGATACTTAAAAAAGTAGCTAATGTAATATTTAAAAACAGAGTAGAGCTCGAAACGGAAATAGAAAGACTTCAGAAAATTGGGAATTTGGAATTATCGAATGTATTTGAGAAGATAAAAATTGCCGTTGATAATAAAAATTTAGATCAACTTTCAGATATTTACATCAATCATAAAGAAAAAGGTATTTCTATTTTAAAAGAATCAATAAGACAAACACTACCATTTTTAAACCACGAAAAGACGAAAAGTTTTTACGATGAATTAATAAGAATAGAGCCTAGACCCGATAATTATTATAATTACGCTCGATATCTTTTCAAATTCAATTTCTTTAATGAATCTATTACCCAATACCTAAAAGCCTTAGAGTTATATAATAGATTAGATCAGAAACATCCAGGGGAATATTCCCTTGATATAGCTGATACTCTTTCCGATTTAGGAATATTACAAAATAAGAAAGGGAACTACACAGAAGCAAAGATATCGTACCAAAAAGCTTTAAAACTCTATCACAAATTGAATGAAGAAAACTCGCAAGAATATTCATTTAATGTAGCTATTGTCTTGATAAATTTAGGGGGACTACAAAGTAATGAAGGGGATTATAAAATTGCTGAAGAATCATACAAAAAAGCTTTGAACCTCTTCATCTCATCAACAGAGAAAGATAGCAAAACACATCATGATCAAATTGCAAATATCCATAATAATCTAGGAGTTTTAAAAAGAAAAATGGGAGACTACATAAGCTCAGGAGAAGCATATCAAAAAGCCCTCGAAATCTACGATGAATTAGCAAAGAAAAATCCGACTAAGTACGACCCTTTTTTAGCCAATACATTAAACAACATAGGTAATTTATTAAGTCGAAATTTTGGAGATCACACTAGTGCAAAAATATCTTACCAAAAAGCTTTGGAAATTTACAACGACCTAGCTAAAAACAATCCAGAAGCTTATGAACCTAAAATTGCAGACGTCTTAAATAATTTTGGAGTTCTTCAGAATGAACTAGGTAATTATATAGATGCAGAAATATCATACCAAAGAGCGTTAAATATTTTTGATAAATTATCTCAAGAAAATCCAGATATCTATCTACATTATTTAGCAACAGCTCTAAATAATTTAGGAGTTACACAAGCAAATAAAGAAGATTATAAAAATGCAGAAGCCTCACTATTAAGAGCCTTAGAAATTAGAAAGAAATTAACTCAGGAAAATTCTAAAATATGCAC